From the genome of Nicotiana tabacum cultivar K326 chromosome 17, ASM71507v2, whole genome shotgun sequence:
aattttaaatatagTAGTGTATCGTCCCTTTTAGAATAGACTAATAAGAATGAATGGATGGATAAGTGTAGCTAGTAATCCAAGTAAATTAGCCAACATTTAGGGAAATTTACTAACATGAGCCTGCTTAACTTCACCCTCTTCTTGCTATGTATGCTGTTTAAGAATTGAGGGATTCGGATAAATTCAGTGTATATTCATTCATAGAAGGAgtattcctttaatatatatatatatatatatatatatatatatatatatatatatatatatatatcatgggaaccggagtctcttctgcttattttcgatatttcatttttatctattTTGTATTTTGAATTACAAgtattcaaatatatatattccAATTTCTACGTTATCATTTATCCATAGCAAAAATATATTGGTCTAGAGTGAAAAAGGAATGTGTTCCTGCGTTACAGGAAACATGACTATTTCCAAACAAGAGGCAGATGTAGTATATATAATCAATGTGTTCAACTAATCAATCTTAGTATTTCGATATGAAgcatatatattattttgaaccCATAATTTGAAAAGTATAATGTGTTCAATAGTAAGATTACGGAGATTAAATCTATCAAACTTAAATCGTGAATACATCTATGATTTCACATAAATAAATAGAAgttcttctttattttattatCAAAAACTGTATTCTCACAATTCAGAATCTTTGGTATGTTGCAAGTGTTTAACCAATAGACATTCTTAAGTTGTTACATGAAAATAGCAGAATGCGAATATTGGAAAACTTCACTTGAGAAAAACAACGGTGAAACAGAAATGAAAGTACAACAGCATTAATCGTTAGCTTCATACAAGATTGAAATTAACATTATTAGTTGCTTGGGAAAGGAAAGAAAGATCAATAATGTCGTTAATATATTTGGAGTAGTTATTCTATCTAGTTCACTTTCATGTTTCTGTAACTTTCAAAACACTAGGTGGGATAAGTTTTATcgtcagtatatatatatatatatatatatatatatatataaacaatacAATTAATTGACCGGTTTTTTACCCGTTTTCAAATACCAGTATGAAATCAGTTGTTGAACGATACAATAAAACGAAAGACGAGCATCACCATTTGCAAAATCCAGTTTCAGAACTGAAGGTAATATTTTCATCACACTACTCATTTCTGCATGTGCTTGAAAATTTCGGTATATACGTGCTAGAAATTTGCATCTTGTCATATTTTTGAGATAGTTGTGTGACTTTACTGTTATAGTGGGAAAAAGTCAGTGATCATATGCGAAATTAACTCAAGAGAACTGATTTACTTGAATTAGGGCTCTTTGGCAAAAATCAATACTTCAACATCTAAACTAGAATATCACCATCCCTTTGACTACTCCTCTATACTCCTATTAGATCCACACAAGGAATGTGAAAAAAAAACTCAATTAATTGAGAGAGTACGACTAATAGGCAACAGTTCTAAGAGCTGAATCACAGAGATTTTCTTGATAGAAATAGGTTGGTGCATTTGCAAACTCTAGCTCGGGTAGTCCTAAGTTAGGGGCGGGCATAGTTTGGGCATATCCGAAATtcgaattttttggattttggtttgGATTTTGGATATTGGATTTGGTACTGCAGATTTGTAGatatccgaaaatccgaaatttttatactttatatttagtcCATTATCCATATGTCAATAGTAACAAGTCCAATACCCTACACATTAGacattatctcatatattcgatTAATACTAATTACTAAGTTACTGTTAGAATACTTTCTATTTGAACATAGTTTTACTATTGCTACTTCTTATCGGCATATTAATGTTTTTGTTGTATTTTCTTGATAATGATTTTATTacttgaatactttatttggatgattgCCGTGAGAATGAAGAACTTTTAGGTAATTTAACATGAATACTTCATTTGGATGTTTATTTTTGTAAGAAGATAAACATCTAATCTTATAGGCTCAAAACCGAAAATCCGAAATATCCAAATCGATTAATCAAAAACTGAACTTAAAAAATCTGATCCAATCTGAGCTTATTTGGATTGGATTTCGGTTGTCATTTATATAATCCGAAAACCGAATATCCAAACCGAAATTTTCATATTCCGAACTGCCCGGACGCCCACCCCTAGTCTAAGTCCTGTACAATCAAGAGTAACGAACTATTTTTTAATGGAATTATGTCAGAGAAAGAAGCAGACATGAACAACATCTGAAGAGTACTTTCTGCCGTTGTGTGTTGAAGTACAAATCTTTGCTATATGAACCAATATTTACACCTAATTAATGTAGTGAATGATTTAGGTTATTGGATGTCAGTTGAAGTGTAAATCCTGGGGCACATATGGATGTCCAAATGTAAATGGAAATTGCTGAAAGATATAGGCTGTTAGACATGAGCTCTTTTTCTGAATATTAGCTAGCCAAGGAAATGTAGTGCCCATAAGTCAGATACTGAAAGATAGCTGCATTCTGAAACCAAGCACACATATAGTTGCATATGATCTCTTTTCCATGATCAAATGTTGTTTAGTAGTTCGTTTGTCTTGGTCGAACAGTATGGCTGGGATGTGACGTGGTGCATccccttttaaaatattttataaattcatCGTCAATCTATCTTGAAAAGATATACTGAAGAGAAAGAGATGCAGAGGCATCCCGCGATTTACTTAACCTACTATACTAATCTTAGTAGCAGAGGCGGATCTAGAGCAGTCCAATGAGAGTTTAACTCACCTTATTACTTTCTGATCGATCCACAAGTAGTGTATGTGTATAGATAAAACGGATCATTCTGAATTCACTGACTATAAACTCTAGACTAGAATTGCCTCTGCTTACTAGTCCGCACATCCAATGTGTGATTAAATCATTTGGTAACATCGTAATACAGATGTCTTCAGCTCAGTAAGGTAAGTGAAATTGAGACTCCGGAGAGGTAGTAGGAATAAAAAGAAGTcttcaattttcaagaagaatACATCCTTTTTCTATGTGGTTTCTGTGACCAGAAAGATGGAGGAGGAAACTATACATAGTGTTAGCATGTATCTTTGATTTCAGaagctcttatatatatatatttaagagaGGAATAACTAGTTTTAGAATCTAGTTGGACAACAATTCTCCGATAACTTTTTCTTCTTATCCATCATATAAGATATTGTGTATATTAATATATTACTGAATCTAAGAGTTAAacttaaaataaagtaaaactaATCTACTCTCATTTAGTGATTTCCTAGATAGTCGAAAACAGAAGTTCTTGGATACTATTCAAAATCCAGAGGAACTGTGTGGGAAATGTGAAAGAGCGAGAAGCTATACCGACTTGCTCTTAGATAAGGGATAGTACCAGAATCTCAGATTGATTTCTAGCTAATGTTTGCTGTAAGAATGAGCACTGAAATTGGAAGATTGACAGAAGGAGGATGGAAGTTGATTCCTTTGTCATCATTTGGCTGCAAAACTAGGGGAATGAACTAGACAGATGTATTAAGTTATTAATTAATCTTCAAAAAATACTCTGTGATGAAAGGTTAATTTGGGCTATTTGTCTTTTGGATAAGTCAACTCACTCTTTCTGCTGAGATTTCTAAAAGAACCAATCACAAATTAAAATCCTTCATTCATACTATTTGATGTTATGTCCCATTTTCTCAAGCCTATTTGAAAGTACCAGGGAATCGCGAATGCATGGTAAGATTTGGTACTTTTAAGAATGAAAGCAATCTGAAAATTGTGAATGCTGACTTCACTTTTGAGTAAATTTAAGTTTCAAGCCACCCCTTGCATTACTGTTGTATAATCACAGAGTAATAGCCTTATTAGTTTAAATTACCTGAACAGAAGTAAGAAATTCAATGCTCTGCCAATGAATTATACAAAAACCGCACAGTATGTCTAGTTAGGGTCTAATTTACACATACTAACAgtataaataatttttacacTCAATTGAATTATttaaatgcaacaacaacaacaacaacaacccagtataatctcattagtagggtctggggagggtagtttgtacgcagaccttacccctacctgggGTAAAAAagctgtttctgatagaccctcggctccctccctccaagaattccccaccttgctcttggggtgactcgaactcacaacctcttggttggaagtggatggTGCTCATCACTATAACAACTCACTCTTGTCTGTATTTTAAACTGCATTACTTATCAATTATTCCTGGCTACTACCACTAAATAAACGCTTATTATATAGACTTGCAAGTGCTTTTTAAGTGGCcagattatataaatattttgacTTGAACTTAAGTCCATAGAACTTAACGTGTATACTTTTGATACTGAAACTTGTACATTCACTTCACAATCCATGAGTATTCACAGTTTACTTGCTAGCTTTGGCAGAAAGAGGCAGCAATATTGCGGCAACAGTTACAGGAACTGCAACAAAATCATAGGTATTGTATAGACTTGAAGATAGTAGTCTTATATTCAAGCATAATTCTAATCAACTAGCAATTCCTTACGACTAATAAACCAGGCAAGTCATGGGGGAACAGCTCTATGGGTTGACTATTAAGGACCTTCAAAATCTGGAGAATCGACTAGAAACGAGCATAAGAGGCATCCGTATGAAAAAGGTCAGCAATCAACATGACTCTGATAATTTGCAACACGATAATATGCGAACTGAAAAACTCACTAATGTCCTTTGATTGTTGCAGGAGCAAATATTACATGATGAGATTCAAGAGCTATCTCTGAAGGTATACAAAATAGTAGTAGCAATTTTCAAGTTTCATCACATGAAGAAGAGATTGGAAAAGAATAACAGTATTGTTCAtcaattgttaaaaatattgttaatCTGATGTCTTGACTGTGTTCCATTGTTTACTAACTCAAACAGGGGAGTCTAATGCATCAAGAAAATTTGGAACTCTTCCACAAGGTAAACATCATTCAACAAGAAAATgtggatttatatatataggtGTTTGCTTCTTAACTAGGACTTGACACATCAAAATTTTCTCTTTCGAAAATACTTATCCGCACATAGTGTTTACTCCAAACTAACCTGTGTAACCATAAGATTCACTATTAAAGTGAGAAAACACATTACTTAACCAGAATGAAGTGATTAAAGCGTATGTGCATGATTTAAATGCTTTTATTTGCTTGGTTTAAACAGTAGATGCGAGTAAATATTTTTCCTTATTCCTTCTGCCACTAAAAAGTACTGAGTCAAAAAAGAATTTCTCAGGCTTTTGGTACAAGGGATGCAAATGAAGTGAATGAAAACAGCAGTACTCCATATTACTTCACAGTTAGTAGGGAAGTGAATGCTCCCATCCATCTGCAGTTAAGCCAGTCTGAGCCACACAATTGTGAGACTCCTGCAAGAGTAGTATCTAACCAAAGGTATTTGCAATTGTGAATCAAACTTCAATAAACAAATTGATTTGAAACTCTAGCAGCAATAGTTGTTTCTGCTTAAAAGCTCCTCAGAATATGTGTCTGTTTACAGATAGAGGTTTTTCCACAAAGCAAAACAAAAGGCCTTACTCCAATAATATTGATCAATTATTTCCTACCCTTGGTTTCTAATTCATTAAAATAAATGATTCTGAACACTTTAAAATATATGAGATACAGAGCATGTAGTTTCACTCGTAGTCAACAATGGATTTAACTTGTATACATtgacaatataatttttttttatactaTTAGTGTACTTGGTACTTTATTTTCATTGTTTCTTGAggcgagagtctatcggaaacaacctctctatctttatgaggtaggggtaaggtctgcgtactcgTTACCCTCCCCATACCCAATTTATGGGATCAAACTGGGTTTTTTGTTATGATTGTTGTAGTATATTTTAACTTGTTGTAGCAGGTAAAATGTCTTATTTTCCGGGTTGTTAATTCCATTTGTAGTTATCTTTCGAGTGGCCATAGCGTAAAACTTCTATCAGAAAAGAACTATCAATGCCAACACCGTTCCAGATTGGCTTATCTAACATAAAATGGTTTTTGATCTTTTACAGGTAAAAGTCAATGCCAAAAATAAAGGCAAATGACTGAAAAGTTAGAACTACTCAGCAGCATACAGAAAAAGCCAACAAAAGTTATACTGGGGTTTCAGTGATTAAATATTGTGTTGTTGTCATGTAGTAACAAAGCGAGATCATAATTATGATGTATTGTACTATATAAGTTACTCATACTAAATGGAATTATATGTAAAATCCTTGCTGCAATACATTTCGAGCATTTGATGCTTTATACTAACAGCACATGCGAAGCTAGGATTTTTAGTTTATGGGTTTTGAACCATAATCCTTTTTACTTACTGtgttttaaataaattatttatacatatttaataaattttataatacAAATACAAAATTTGAACCAAAGCAATTGAGTTCTTCCGAACCCGTAACTGCAAGGCTGGCTCCGCCCCTAACTAAGCACAAGTTCATCATATGGCAAAACTGTTTTTGGTAAGAATATCTTACAGAATGAAGGGAATAGTTACCTCTAACAGAAACTTGGACACAAAAACATCAAATATAAGTAACGTCTACTGTCAACATAATTTGTGACGGACAATTCATCGACGTGGATGAAAATTTG
Proteins encoded in this window:
- the LOC107785927 gene encoding MADS-box transcription factor 23-like, whose product is MGRGKIVIRRIDNSSSRQVTFSKRRNGLLKKAKELAILCDAQVGLIIFSSTEKLYEFSNTSMKSVVERYNKTKDEHHHLQNPVSELKKEAAILRQQLQELQQNHRQVMGEQLYGLTIKDLQNLENRLETSIRGIRMKKEQILHDEIQELSLKGSLMHQENLELFHKAFGTRDANEVNENSSTPYYFTVSREVNAPIHLQLSQSEPHNCETPARVVSNQR